The Papaver somniferum cultivar HN1 chromosome 3, ASM357369v1, whole genome shotgun sequence genome includes a region encoding these proteins:
- the LOC113358006 gene encoding uncharacterized protein LOC113358006, whose amino-acid sequence MSTNDVTSVDMVIVNEQKLHLTTAKPKFRLAHNEKRAFLWSTTSITALDAYFMSIIPQKFCLTEFEDIESTLQNIHLTDVVGFLKTVTNIQVLQRSGGQSSRMREITIENLRGTTMKIARWGSAANQVGNDPTDCDSIPHPVLVVVRSTFVKNYQGRITLSSTNATKVYTDADIPEVIEMRERCPYARPPRHITVPTKKGKLPIHFNPDNRKTISQLLTAKWDPSCQAANVCPHM is encoded by the exons ATGTCGACCAACGACGTTACCAGCGTTGATATGGTTATTGTTAACGAGCAG AAACTACACTTGACCACTGCTAAACCGAAGTTCCGTCTTGCGCACAATGAGAAGCGGGCCTTCTTATGGAGCACCACCTCCATCACTGCTTTGGATGCCTATTTCATGTCCATTATTCCCCAGAAATTCTGTCTCACTGAGTTTGAGGACATAGAATCGACCCTCCAAAACATACATCTTACAG ATGTGGTGGGTTTCTTAAAAACAGTCACCAACATCCAGGTGCTTCAAAGGTCCGGTGGGCAATCAAGCCGAATGCGCGAGATCACAATTGAAAATCTCAG GGGCACAACTATGAAAATTGCTCGATGGGGTTCTGCCGCCAACCAAGTAGGGAATGACCCAACTGATTGCGACTCCATCCCCCATCCTGTGTTGGTTGTCGTGCGCTCCACTTTTGTTAAGAACTACCAAG GGCGAATCACCCTATCTTCGACCAATGCCACCAAAGTCTACACGGATGCAGACATACCCGAAGTCATTGAAATGCGAGAAAG GTGCCCCTATGCTAGACCACCCCGCCATATCACAGTACCGACTAAGAAAGGAAAATTACCTATACATTTCAATCCTGACAACAGGAAAACAATATCGCAGCTTCTCACTGCCAAATGGGATCCTTCTTGCCAG GCCGCTAATGTCTGTCCTCATATGTAA